The region taacacacacatacaggctagccacgtagctcccgagctaacgctgctagttTAACCACGTGGAGTTGTATAGAGCTAACACATAGCCCTAGCATATGGTATAAACGCGTGCGTTACCTAGCAACCccccctcggcttcttcagcccctctccgtgcacccagcaccactaccgcccccTTGAGGCTGAATAGTTATGTGCAGCTCAccggagtagccattttggtagTCTTTGTGTTAGACTACATTTTGACACCGCCCCCTCTACTgccactcactctctcacacatacacacacacacacacacacacacacacacacacacacacacacacacacacacacacacacacagacacagacacagatgtgTCCacgacacatgctgctttgttttgctttgttttggttgtgatattgtaaaagggtatataagtttattattgaaggattactgattggctactgataattgtgacgttaataaatcttattatacttaaatagcagttgtttgtgattatttatggacttattgtaataattgctggtcgtaCAGATCCGggctcgaaatcaccccttcctttgttcccttttaaaggattactaCAGAAATGTGACTCTGGCGTGCGGAACATCCTGGTAACCACCGGCGACAGGTCCTGGTAGGCGGAGCCAGCTGACTGACAGGTGAGGTGAACCAGATCtgcagacagaagagagagtgTCTCAAACATCAAAGAGTAATTCAATTAATCTTCAACTAGTTTGATAATCGATGAATCAGTTTGATAATCGATGAATCAGTTTGATAATCTATTAATCAGTTTGATAATCTATTAATCAGTTTGATAATCTATTAATCAGTTTGATAATCTATTAATCAGTTTGATAATCGATGAATCAGTTTGATAATCGATGAATCAGTTTGATAATCTATTAATCAGTTTGAtaatctattattattattattaaatgtgaACAGTTTCTAGTTTCTCCTCTGGGACAGAAACTCAAGATctctgagttgtggacaaaaaacttttcacaattttctgacgtgtggtgtgtatgtgtgtgtctttgtgtgtttgtgtgtgtgtgtgtgtgtgtctgtgtttgtgtgtccatctgtgtgtgtgtgtgtgtgtgtgtgtgtgtgtgtgtgtgtgtgtgtgtgtgtgtgtgtgtgtgtgtgtgtgtgtgtgtgtctgtgtgcatacatgtgtgtgtgtctgtgtgcgtgtgtgcgcgtgtgtgtgtgtgtgtgtggcgtgcgtgtgtgtgtgtgtctgtgtctgtgtgtgtgtgtgtgtgtgtgtctgtgtttctctgtgtatgtgtgtctctgtgtgtgtgtgtgtgtgtgtgtgtgttctctgtgtatgtgtgtgtgtctctgtatgtgtgtgtgtctctgtgtgtgtgtgtgtgtgtgtgtgtctctgtgtatgtgtgtgtgtgtgtctctgtatgtgtgtctctgtgtttgtgtgtgtgtgtgttctctgtatgtgtgtcttgtgtgtatgtgtgtgtgtgtgtctctgtatgtgtgtgtgtgtgtgtttgtgtctgttttagtTTTAAAGCCGTTCAGGCCCACTAACTCAGTAACCAATCAcgctgctgcagcagcacaaCACAGCAGAAAGAAAAGATGATGACGGTGATCTGACAGgcggaacacacacacacacacacacacacacacacaacacacacacacagacacacacacacacacacacacacacacacacacacacacacacacacacacacacacacacacacacacacagacacacacacacacacagacacacacacacacacacacacagacacacacacacacacacaccacacgcacacccacacacacacacacacacacccaaccacacacacacacacacacacccccacccacccacagacacacacaaatatacatatatacacacacacacacacacacacacacacacacacacacacacacacacacagagctccataatataactataatttcatgtatcggcctacaaggggcaaaatggttgaatctggtgaaatactgtaaaatgtcaaatatgactagttttcttccttatgaaatgctgacattacagaatgcatggttttatactgtaaaggcagtgagatcaaaacatgtggttataatggaagtcaatggggccatttttgcctcgaaggtgtcaagagggagtatctggaactacataaaaaatactaatccaatcaaatcagttttgttgcatATCTTTgccatatccaagcctctaatcaccaccaaagccccatctacatattattcattatatgggaaaaaataatttttgtgtttttttttaaatatattacatacttcaaatacataaactggcatttaaagggttaaaaatcCTGataatgattgaatgtttggtggttttgattaggtaagaagttgtttaagtgattcatgaaaaaagcagaaaaaatattgatatatgatgatttaataacagtttttgtgtgcgtggacatttttgcctcgaaggtgtccagagggtacaaaatgaatcatttaagttaaaagacatgtaagagtaaaaacactggatttaaaaatttgactgaaaagaaggattcctacaaaatttcatgccataagaagtaacacagcaaaaatgatcccgaaatgaaaaaaaaacttgagaaaaatgtacaaaaatgaccgaagagggcatgagggttaatagAAGTTAACCACCTTGTTGACCTGATTATAGAAGCATCTGGCCCTGAACAGGAAACACTGTTAGTTCCAACAAGCCCTGAACACATCTAACTGTCCCTTGGTGCTAAGATACACGTTCTTAAGGAAGTAGCTGGACTTCCACACGCTGACCCTGCACCAGTCCTGACACACAGGGACTAAGGTAGAAGAAGCTCAGAATTATCCTTTAAGTTGCTCCCtttcttgtttgtaaaactgcagCATATTGAACAGTAAATGGTCACAGTAAAAAGTGCTTTTGGTCGCCATTCGAAGCCATTCCACTACAGGCAGAGTTACTCTCCACAACTGATAAAAAGCACTCATATTTACATGTAGCAAGCCTCAACATTAGTTCCCAACATGTTTATAAAGGTCACCAgctcggacacactgctgtcagctcgcaaatgtatctctgcagtcatctcaaccagCAACAGCAAGTAATACTCACGGCTTTGTTTTTCCTGTGAAGAAATGTTTTGCGTTAAAGTGCGTTGTAACTCGCGTTGTAACTCACGATGTAACTCACGATGTAACTCGCGTTAATGACATTGTAACGGTTATAATATTACCGAAATTTAACTAGTAATGAGTTATATTATTGCGTTACtgcaaaaagaaatacattactgtaattgtgttACTTTTATAATgtgttactcccaacactgcacagagacacacacgcacacacacacaaagacacacacacaatcacacacagtcacaaaaacacacgcacacaaagacacacacacagagacaaacatacacaaacagagacacacgtAAACCCGTTTTTATAACGTTGTGAGGACCAGTGACTGGCAGCACCCTTTCTGAAGGGTCCAGAGATTTTAACTCCTAAAATTATTATATTTCAACACAAAActgaatacaattttaaaacctgaatcttgtacacacacacacacacaaacacacacacaaagagacacacacacacaatcaacatatttgtcattttgagtttttttgtcactttttcaacaacaaaaaataccttttttcaaaaatgttgcttgtatgagtgtaaaaaaaaaatgttcgacagttttttttctcctgttgtATATTGGACCCAGTTTGGTCAgatttagacaccaaaactacttattTAAGTTTATAAATCTCCTGTTGTGTCTTCATGTTAGAAAGTGAGACTGAACCGTCCAATGTCCAGAGAATCTCATGTGGACATGGTACAGAGTTGATATGTTACAACAGCTTAACTTTCTCAGTTTCTTTATACTGCTAGGATGGTGAATTTGATTACCTActttcaataagttaaagttgAACCAAACAGATTAAAGAAACACTCACAGATGTAATTGCAATGACATATgtttatttcattaaaatgacagaaacaagaGAATCCGATCATTAATCACTTTAAAATTGACTTGTTTAAGACAACAACAACCTGTGTGACtatcacagagctgctgtttcTGTCTTACATGGGGAACAGCAGATGGCCACGGAAGGTGGTCTGGTGATTTACATTGTCATACGCCTTACCCCACAGACGCACAAACACTCTGTCTCCCACCTCCAGCAGCAGCGTGACGCCATTAGAAGAACTCATAAAACCTTCCGCCTGTTTCTCGTATGCCGCGAAAAGTCTCTCTGAGTTCTTGAACAACCGACCACCTGAAGGATAGTTGCGATCTCCGTGTGCAACGACCGTCCACTCAAAGTGGTACGCTCCTCTCACCGGGGCAGTGAACTCACCTGTTGGAcgtttttaaatggaaaatgaagtgaaatatattagggatGCACAATATATCAcatctctgaaactggtccagtattaaaccagaaccaggctgtaatgtaaccctacaggcaTACGCAGAGTTTGCTGGTGGAGGGGAGCACTGTGTGTGGGTAATTGCATTGTGTGCAtcatgagtggaataattacttctggcatgaccagatattttataaatattttaaataacacaaaacaactaaatggtggtaggtaatacatctgatttcatatgctgctttagtaaaaaacatattacctggctgacgatgggagcagcaggacgcaaaaacCTAAAATGACTGTAAGCAGTCGTCTAGACATGTTACCGTGCCAACGTTACTATAAAGGTtgcctaaatgccatgtatatacaGTTGCtctcagcttactaattgattgtgtgttatgtgtagatttggacttttatacctTTTATTCCACCTTGTTTAAACAGCGAGGTGGATCTACTGATCACTGCGGATTACTTTTGTTTTTcgtgtcattggattacggtaaaatacagatcttttttcttaacgtgtcttaaCGTTTTCTGGTGTGATTGCTCTTGGTTTCTGGGTTTGGAGTTTCAACAGACTGTATGTCCAACACTGATTGGTcattgttacattttagttgaactTAAGTGTCGGGGCATCCCGCCACCGTCTGCAGTGATTGGATGTCATAAGGGCGAGTTGTTAATCTGCTTTAAAAGTTTTAACAcgtttatttagcatgtttgttgTGTCCATATGTGATCGTGCTGTGTTCCCCAGGTGGTAGCCAGCTCTCAGCtgctacaatgtttttttttttggttttttttctccgGCTCGAATGTCAAACTCCACTTATgcctggtccagtattaaaccagaaccaagctgtaatgtaaccctacaggactaatgttcagcagcagttagagtccactaaaagttctgttgttgctgctgacagactcagattattattctaagtgtctgacaacattaaggGATGGattcctacagagatagaccttttagttaaagggatacttcaccgatttaacATTAAGCATTTTTGAATgcccgtgcttccctccctcatgtccccctgagaccaGAGATCTTTGGATtatgggtctggaaaaaatcttccgatgacggaAAACGACGATTTTTGCGTGATCAGAagattttttgcccagaggctgaatctgatttgaaaaaatctgatctgggctagatttgagtgttcacactacttctgaagaagtctgacctggtcacttgaccccaaaaaaaacttttgcctGCAGCCTAAACGTAGCCCTTATTACAGATGGAATACTTGACACACAACTCGAGCTTCGCCTGCTacagagaccagcacctcagcctgctacggagaccagcacctcagcctgctacggagaccagcacctcagtctgctacagagaccagcacctcagcctgctacggagaccagcacctcagcctgctacggagaccagcacctcagtctgctacggagaccagcacctcagtctgctacggagaccagcacctcagcctgctacggagaccagcacctcagcctgctacgagaccagcacctcagcctgctacggagaccagcacctcagcctgctacggagaccagcacctcagcctgctacggagaccagcacctcagcctgctacggagaccagcacctcagcctgctacggagaccagcacttcagcctgctacagagaccagcacctcagcctgctacagggaccagcacctcagcctgctacggagaccagcacctcagcctgctacggagaccagcacttcagcctgctacagagaccagcacctcagcctgctacagggaccagcacctcagcctgcggtgTCGTTCGATGGCGCTAGCCGGGGAAAGGGACCTCGACAGCGTTGTGCAGGAGTTCGAGGTGAGCTCGGTgcaaagctaacgctagccggccacctgtcccatcaatcctgcttgcaagtgtccgctcattagacaacaaactggactacatccaccTTCAAGGAAACTCCCAacaagttcagagactgctgtgtttttgttgtcgtGGAAACATGGTTGAACtacagtgtaccggactatccagctaccaggcctgctgctctgtctctgggtaagactagtggaggtgggctgtgttaataCAGACTGGGGCAGAAATGGGGggcttgtatccaactaactgctaactgctggtggagatTGTGACTGTTAGATGCCGACCATTCTCCATCCCACAATAATTCacagctgtgtttatactctgtgtttacagcccaccaagcgctaatgctagtatgtgttagctgaactttacggagcctataaagtgtgtacTCTAAATGTAGTTtcatatgtcgtttttatatatttttaatgtgtaacaccacttgagccacggtgaaacgtttcgtgtatatggttgaaatgacaataaaacacacttgagttgagATGACTGTCTgagaatgtctgtctgtctcagggccctatcttgcactcggcgcaattgcctttgtacaccgacgcatgtatcattcctattttgcacccgacgcacagcggacttttccctccacagacgcacgtcggtaaattagggaatgtatttgcgctcctgggggcggttcagcgaaaagaggaggcgtgttcaggcgcatacgttactttgtgctattctgcagtttcagaaaacaattccgccattgaccaggaaaaacctggtctaaagtcagtggtgcattattcagatgctattttaggggcgcatgcttggccataatgtagcgtgtgcacaacgcgcatacacttctctcatctaaatggatgcagcagttcccatttttgcaaaccatacataattaaaaaggaaaatattactgaaaatgcgcttcatgtgtttggatcgGTCAGGAGGCTACAGTAccgtcctcaaaaagtcgcagcattctttgtggcttgttgtgttttacacatttccatgaatcatggatgtgttgatgacataaatgaggaaatattagaggacttaaggagacatgatgttgaactccggcgggatctggtacgggagtaatgcgcgatgctcctggtggagcgggtggacggagatggagtggggggggagggaggaggagatggagtggggggaaaaaaaaaaagagggagggaggaggagatggagtggggggaggaggaaggggcacaacaggtgcaggtggtgcgtttggaggcccactctccatggctgcagcaatcctctccagacttgaggagatgcgcccgaggggccgcagcaacatcgccactcGGCCATGACgggtatttattactttgccgcatctcgcatcgacagctcccgctggcgtgcgccaggcaaatccgccgtcataatagcaatccgccatggaacaagcgccctgctcttaaagggaatgtgagatgacgctctgattggtttattgcacgttacgcccaaaccacacctagctacttcagaccaacccattttagatttcgAGACTTTTaaagagatccgcccacaaagctacttgcgtttggcgtttcacacttgcgtttcagattgttaaaatagggccctcactgtctgtgtctgtctgtaaatgGTAGGCGTGGTTTGGGAGTGGActctaaagcagcgaagcaagtgcattctgggatttggtgtctttcagcCACaggagccaaaaacacattttctggcttttctcagcctagaagccaccaacttctaaaaaatattcatatttctCCTACATAAgggacccaatttaaagatatattcgtctttccaacggtgaaatatccctttaagagTCTTCGTTCATCTTTCTATTGTTCCAACaatctggtttggttgaaataaacactgtttatttacataatgttttgcaaaaacgaaatacattacttttacaAATTCAGTGTTTTACCTTGTTTTTCGGTGCGTACAACGTATCAAAGAAACTTGATTCATACAGACCATATCAACATCACTAAATATTGGTAATCAGTCAATATGTTGATATCAGGGCATCCCTAACATGTATTGTTAGAATATCAGAGCTACCTGTGGTTGGGTTGTAGGCATTTCCGATGTTGGTCTGGACGTGTTTATAGATCACGGTAGTGTCCGAGGAAAAGGGTCCAATAGTAACTGATTCGTATTCACCCAGAGACGCTGAGAATGCAACCTGTTggactgagagacagacagagagagagagagagagaagagagagagacagagacagaaagagagagacacacacacagagagagagagacagagagagagacagaaagagagagacacacagagagagagagagagacacagagagagagaaagagacagacagacagagagagagacagagagagagagagagacagagagagacagacagacagagacacacatagagagacagagagagagacagagagagagagagacaacatttgtgaaatgttgtgttttgtccTTCAAATTTACCATAAGTAGAAAGTGTTTGGCCACCATGATTTTATTTAGTAAAGATGAAATGTCTCGCTGTAAATCtctcagcagcagaagcagccgGCAGCAAGAAAAATGATCAGAGAACAATACCTAGCTGTTGTTGCTTCAGCTTGTCCACTTCAGTCTTCTGCCTGTCCACTTCAGTCTTCTGCTTGTCCACTTCAGTCTTCAGCTTGTCCACTTCAGTCTTCTGCTTGTCCACTTCAGTCTTCAGCTGGTCCACTTCAGCCTTCTGCTGTGCTGCTTGTTCTGCAAAATCAGAGACTGTTTATTTAGATATTGccctagagctgcaaagattaatggaTAATAATCTATGATAAAatattaatcagtttgagtaatTTCCTTTGTAAGAACAGGTAAACTTGTTTgatgttaaatatgaatattttctagtttcttctctcctctgtgacattaaactgaataaatttgagttgtggacaaaacgacaTTTGAGgaagtcatcttgggctttttgggaaacactgatcctcATGTtaaccttcaaagtcactgtgacctttaatgtgactattattggcactgttcatcacacccccaactggcccgtcagacaccgcctaccaagagtctgggtctgccgaggtttcttcctaaaagggagtttttcctcgccactgtcgcgatagccactgctaatgcttgctcttgatggaattactgtaattgttggggttttggaaattatagagtgtggtctagacctactctatctgtaaagtgtctcgagataacttttgttatgatttgatactataaataaaattgaattgaattgaatgtttcACCATTTAGAGACTAAacaaataattcaattcaattttatttatagtatcaaatcataataaGTATCTCGATTATAGAATTAGTACTAGGTACCACACTCTAAAAgctccaacaattacagtaattccctcaagagacAAGCATTAGTAGTGTTGGCGACTGTAGCGTGAAAacctcccttttaggaagaaacctcggacagacccagactcttgataggcggtgtctgacgggccggttgggggtgtgatgaacagtggcaataacactataatccattcatccagatgataatccacacattaatccacaatgaaaataatcggtagctatgtgcagccctactttgctCCAATACATAGAAAAATAGTTATTTCTCTCCTTTCGTCATGTTCTTTGACTTCTCCAATGCTTTCAACACCATCCGTCCAGCTCTACTGGGAGAGAAGATGACTGCGATGCAGGTGGAGGCCCCCATCGTGTCCTGGATTGTTGATTACCTGACGGGCAGACCACAGTACATACGCCTAAAGaactgtgtgtctgacagggtgGCCAGCAACACTGGGGCTCCACAGGGGActgtcctctctcccttcctcttcacCCTCTTCACCTCAGACTTCAACTATTGCACTGAGTCCTGCCACCTTCAGAAGTTTTCTGATGACTCAGCAATAGTTGGCTGCATAGAAAAGGGCGATGAGAATGAATACAGGACTGTTGTGGGCAACTTTGTCACTTGGAGTGAGCTGAACCATCTGCAGCTCAAcgtgacaaaaacaaaggagCTCGTAGTGGATCTGAGGAGGGCGAAATCATCTGAGACCCCTGTTTCCATCCAGGGGGTCCCTGTGGACACTGTTGAGGAGTACAAGTACCTGGGGGTGTACTTAAATTAGAGTTtcgattctctgcccgagcccgagaccgacccgagcccggcccgggccgttattttccgccactatcctcaggccgggccgggcc is a window of Perca fluviatilis chromosome 16, GENO_Pfluv_1.0, whole genome shotgun sequence DNA encoding:
- the LOC120544156 gene encoding complement C1q-like protein 4 codes for the protein MKISVSFTLLLLLLGSVSASEGVEIQPTSPPDVYAELREITASLVQLKADMRFLQTQEQAAQQKAEVDQLKTEVDKQKTEVDKLKTEVDKQKTEVDRQKTEVDKLKQQQLVQQVAFSASLGEYESVTIGPFSSDTTVIYKHVQTNIGNAYNPTTGEFTAPVRGAYHFEWTVVAHGDRNYPSGGRLFKNSERLFAAYEKQAEGFMSSSNGVTLLLEVGDRVFVRLWGKAYDNVNHQTTFRGHLLFPM